AGGAAGTAAATTTGCTCCTTCTTTAGGAGTAACTTCTTCACTCATTTTAAAAACCTCCTTAAAAGATAAGGGGAAGAAACCTCCCCCTAAATTTTATGAATTCTTTATAAGCTCTCTTATAACTGAAAGTGCTTGCTCTGTATTCATGTTGCGAATATCTACCCCATAATGTTTTGTTTTATCAAATCCTGCCTTTTCGAAGGCATCCCTAAACATTTTTACCTGCATTTTGGGATCGCATCCTGCTACATATAACTTCTCAATTTTTTCTCCATCCTTTGCAAGAATACTTAAGAAGTTCTCTCCGTCATCAGCACAAAGCTGTGGATGTAAAGCTACAAAATCTACTAATCCCTCTCTCCTGATGGTATTTAAAATCTCAAATATGTTCATTCCTTGGAAAGATGGACAAGTCCCTTGACATACACATAATAGTAGTCCTTTCATTATTTTTCACCTCCATCTGCTGCTAACTCCATCTTTTTATCTCCAAAGTAGCTAATTGCTCCTACTGGACAAGCACCCTTTAGACATCCCTTACAAAAATCAACACATTCTTCAGGATGAGCTACAAATGGTTTTCCATCTTTTACCTCGTAAACTCCATGAGGACAAAATTCTACGCAGGAGAGACAGGATATACATTTCTCATAGTCTATAATTGGATACCAATGTTTTGACATCTCTTTTCTCCTCCTTTGCATTAAAATTTGTTTATTCCTTGGAACTTTTTATATATATTTTTATAAGGCTTAAAATTTAATAACCATGCCACCAGCAAGGACAAATTTTCTTCATAAAAGATCCCTCTTTTCTATAATTTTTTCCCATTCATGGGATTTCAAAATAACACATCTATTTTCCTTCCTAAATCTTGTCCTCAGATTCAATAATTCCAAATTTTCTTTTATATATTCATCAGGTATACTTTCAAGAGCCTTAAAAAGATAACTCTTGAACTCATTGTCAGGCTCTTTAATAGAATAAAGCACCCCTTTCCCAACTCTTCTTTCCTTTACAATTTCCTCCCTTTTTAATTCTGAAAGATATTTTGAGACATTATAATGATTCTCCCCCAAAGCATCTGCAATCTCACACACATAATATTCCCCTTTGCTTTTTAAAAGGAGAAGCAAAACTTTTAATCTCTTTTCTTCAGATAGCACTTTAAATATCATTGCGTATCTATTCATATGCACATATTAGCACATAAAATTAAAAAGTCAAGCGTTATCTTTTGTTTTCTTCTTATCTTTTAAGGCAGAAAGTAATAAAAAGGAAAAAGCAAAGATTAGGTAGATATCTCCAACATCCATTCTATCCACCTTTTAAAAAATTTAATCAGTAAGCTCAGGAAAATCTTTTAAGTTGCCAGAGAGGTATAGCTCTAAGGCTCTTTTTACATCAGTCTCTTCTGTAACGATAACTTGAATACCTGCGGATCTTAAATCGTCATATAATCTTCTTCCCATCCCATGGGAGATAACCACATTGCAGTCTCTTAAGGCGTTTATAATATCTCCATGGGTATCATAGTGACCATGACCAGAATGATGGAGTCCCCGAGCATGTCCTGTAAATGTATTTGGTCTATACTCCTCTCCAAGAACCTTTCCATCTTCAATCTCAAAAATTACAAATCCTCTTGTTCTCCCAAAGTGGGAGGAAATGGTCCTTCCATCATCAGACGCAATTGCTATTTTCATTTTTATCAACCTCCTTTTATTTACATATGTGCTAACTGCACATATGATATAATGACAAAAAATTTTTGTCAATATACAATTTTTATTTTTTTTATATATAATCAATTAGTAATCTATGAAGAGGGTTAAAGATTTATTTTCAAAACATAAGCCAAGGCTTGAAGCTTTAGAAATCCTTAAGTACATTGGTCCTGGGTTTCTTGTAACAGTTGGCTTTATAGATCCAGGTAATTGGGCATCTAATATCTCCGCAGGATCAATGTATGGGTACAAGCTTTTGTGGATGGTTACTCTTTCTACAATAATGCTTATTATTCTTCAGCATAATTCTGCCCATCTTGGGATTGTAACGGGTCTTTGTCTTGCAGAATCTATAAATAAATATTTCCCTAAGAATATTTCTCGATTTGTCCTTTTAACTGCATATCTTGCTACTGTTTCTACGGCACTTGCGGAAATACTTGGTGCTGCAATTGGCTTGAAAATGCTTTTTAACATACCTATAAAAATTGCTTCTGTGATTGTAAGTATTTTTATTGTATATCTTGTTTTGACAAATTCTTACAAAAAAATTGAGCGCATTATTATTGGATTTGTAAGTCTTATTGGTATTTCATTTATTATAGAGCTTTTCCTTGTGGGAATTAATGTAAAAGAGGTAATTTTAGGATGGTTTGTGCCAAGGGTTCCAAAAGGTTCTGAGCTTATTATCATGAGTGTTCTTGGTGCTGTAGTTATGCCTCACAATTTATTCTTGCATTCTGAGGTTATTCAAAGTAGGCAATTTAATCTTGAGGATGAAAAGGTAATTCAAAAGCAACTTTCTTATGAATTCCTTGACACAATATTCTCCATGTTTGTAGGATTTCTTATAAATTCTTCAATGATTATAGTGGCAAGTCAAGTTTTTTATAAATTTAACATACAGGTGACAGAGCTTGAATCAGCTCAGGCAACTTTAAAACCTCTCTTAGGAAATTTTGCCTCTTTAGTTTTTGCTATTGCACTTCTTTTTTCTGGAATTTCTTCCTCTATTACTGCAGCAATTTCTTCTGGAATTGTTGTGGCAGGTTATTCCAATGAGCCTTTTGACACAAAGGACAACCACTCAAGGTTAGGAATTATTTCATCTTTATTCTTTGCAACCCTAATAATTTTCTTTTTAAAGGACACCTTCAAAGGGCTTATTATAAGTCAGGCAATTTTGAGCATACAGCTTCCTTTTACAATTCTTGCCCAGATCACATTGACATCAAGTAAGAAGGTAATGGGAAAATATCACAACAAGGGTATAGAAAAGCTACTTTTAATTTTAACCTTTATAATTGTCCTTGTATTAAATATTTTGCTGTTAATAAATCTAAAGGGGTAGACTAAAGTCTACCCCAAATTTTTATAGCACTGGCAAATAAGTCTCAAGCTCGTATCCTGTCACTTGTCTTCTGTAATTATCCCATTCAATCTTTTTGTTCTCTATAAAGTTTGTAAATACATGATCTCCCAAAGTTTTTCTAACAAGTTCACTCTTTTCAGTGAGCTCTATAGCTTCAATTAAACTGCCAGGAAGGCTTTCTATTCCTCTTCTTCTTCTCTCTTCTTCACTCATATGATAAACATTTTCTTCAACCGGCTCAGGAAGAGGATATTTCTTCTCTATTCCTTCGAGACCTGCAGAAAGCATTACTGCGAAGGTAAGATATGGATTGCATGCAGGATCAGGAGCTCTATACTCAACTCTTGTAGCCTCCTCTTTTCCAGGCTTATACATAGGAACCCTTATTAAATCTGATCTATTTCTTAATGCCCAGGAGATATAAACGGGGGCTTCGTATCCAGGGACCAACCTCTTATAAGAATTTACCCACTGATTAGTAATAAGGGTTATCTCTTTTGCATGTTTCAATAAGCCTGCAATAAAATGCTTTGCAGTATCAGAAAGATGATATTTATCATTAGGATCAAAGAAGGCATTTCTTCCCTCTTTAAATAAGCTCATATGGACATGCATTCCAGAGCCATTCTGTCCAAATAAAGGTTTTGGCATAAAGGTAGCGTAGACTCCATTAAGATATGCCACTTCCTTTATAGCCAATCTTGCAGTCATAACAGTATCAGCCATTTTTAGAGCCTCTGCATATCTAAAATCAATTTCATGTTGAGAGGGGGCTACCTCATGATGGGTAAACTCCACTTCAATTCCCATTTCCTCAAGCATCAAAACAGTCTGATGTCTCAAATCAATAGCCTCATCTCTTGGGATTAGATCGAAGTAACCTCCCCAATCTAAAACCTCAGGGGAAGGATTAGATGTTTTAAAGTAGAAGAACTCCAATTCAGGACCCACATAGAAAGTAAATCCCATATTTTTAGCTCTTTCCAATACTCTTTTTAGCACATATCTTGGATCTCCCTCAAAAGGTCTTCCGCTTGGTTCTACAATAGTAGCAAACATTCTTGCGACCTTTTTATCTTTAGGTCTCCAAGGTAAGATGGTGAAGGTTTCTGGTTCTGGGAAGGCGATCATATCACTTTCATCGATTCTTGTGAAGCCTCTAACTGAGGAGCCATCAAAACCAAGTCCTTCTTCAAAGGCTTTTTCTAACTCATGGGCTGTTATAGTGAAGCTTTTCAAATATCCCAAGATATCTGTGAACCAGATTTCCACAAAATAGACATCATTTTCCTTGATATACTTTAAGATTTCTTCTTTTGTTTTTGGAAAACTACCAGCCATTTTTTCTCCTCCCTTTCCTTGAATGAAAACTTTTATATGCTATTTTAAAAAGAAAGTTTTGTCAATTGACATTATAAACTGCGTGGTTTAAAATATGCTATTGTGAATTTAGTCAATATATGTAGATTGAATATATTGGGAGGTTAAAAATATGGAAGGATTAGGTCCTGTAGGATATTGTATATGTCCTAAATGTGGTTATAAAAAGGAGCATGTTCCTGGAGTTCCATGTAGAGAGGAGAGATGTCCAAAATGTGGTTCGGTTTTAGTAAGGGAAGGATCAGAACATCATAAGTTGATTGAGGAAAGGAGAAGAAAAAATGAAGGGTAATATTAAACATAAGATAATAGTTATGAGTGGAAAGGGAGGGGTAGGAAAAAGCACTTTTTCTGCAAATCTTGCAATTGCTTTTGCATTGAAAGGTTACGAGAATAAAGTAGGGATTTTGGATGCGGATATACATGGTTATAGCATTCCTAAACTTTTTAATATGAATTCAGAGAAAATGTATCAGTATGATGAGGGGATTATACCTGCAAGTGGTCCCTTAGGAATTAAAGTAGCATCTGCTGGTTTTTTAGTGAAGGATGAGGACTCTCCAATAATTTGGAGAGGACCTTTAAAAGCACAGTTAATAAGACAATTTATATCGGATATTGCATGGGGGGATTTGGAATTTTTGATCATTGACCTTCCCCCAGGAACTGGTGACGAGCCTCTAAGTATTGCACAAGAACTACCAAATCCTGATGGAGCTATTATTGTTACTATTCCCTCAAAAGTCTCTGAAAAAGTAGTAAGAAGGTCTGTAAATTTTGCAAAAGCCCTTAATTTGCCAGTAATTGGAATTGTAGAAAATATGAGTGGCTTTGTATGCCCATACTGTGGAAAAAGGGTGGATATTTTTGGTAGTGGAGGGGGCGAAAGTATAGCAAGAGATTTAGGAGTACCATTCTTGGGAAAAATTCCTTTAGATGTAAGAATAAGTGAGAGTGGGGATGTAGGACATCCCTTCCTTCTTGAAGATAAAGATTCTGAAATTTCAAAAAGTTTTTTGGATATTGTAGAGAAAATTGAAAATTTTGTAAGAGAGAAATAGGGGAGAAAAAATTCCCCTCCCTCTTTTAAAATTTTGTCCTT
This region of Dictyoglomus sp. NZ13-RE01 genomic DNA includes:
- a CDS encoding transcriptional regulator, with protein sequence MNRYAMIFKVLSEEKRLKVLLLLLKSKGEYYVCEIADALGENHYNVSKYLSELKREEIVKERRVGKGVLYSIKEPDNEFKSYLFKALESIPDEYIKENLELLNLRTRFRKENRCVILKSHEWEKIIEKRDLL
- a CDS encoding iron-molybdenum cofactor biosynthesis protein gives rise to the protein MKIAIASDDGRTISSHFGRTRGFVIFEIEDGKVLGEEYRPNTFTGHARGLHHSGHGHYDTHGDIINALRDCNVVISHGMGRRLYDDLRSAGIQVIVTEETDVKRALELYLSGNLKDFPELTD
- a CDS encoding ATP-binding protein, translating into MKGNIKHKIIVMSGKGGVGKSTFSANLAIAFALKGYENKVGILDADIHGYSIPKLFNMNSEKMYQYDEGIIPASGPLGIKVASAGFLVKDEDSPIIWRGPLKAQLIRQFISDIAWGDLEFLIIDLPPGTGDEPLSIAQELPNPDGAIIVTIPSKVSEKVVRRSVNFAKALNLPVIGIVENMSGFVCPYCGKRVDIFGSGGGESIARDLGVPFLGKIPLDVRISESGDVGHPFLLEDKDSEISKSFLDIVEKIENFVREK
- a CDS encoding Mg2+/Co2+ transporter, with the protein product MKRVKDLFSKHKPRLEALEILKYIGPGFLVTVGFIDPGNWASNISAGSMYGYKLLWMVTLSTIMLIILQHNSAHLGIVTGLCLAESINKYFPKNISRFVLLTAYLATVSTALAEILGAAIGLKMLFNIPIKIASVIVSIFIVYLVLTNSYKKIERIIIGFVSLIGISFIIELFLVGINVKEVILGWFVPRVPKGSELIIMSVLGAVVMPHNLFLHSEVIQSRQFNLEDEKVIQKQLSYEFLDTIFSMFVGFLINSSMIIVASQVFYKFNIQVTELESAQATLKPLLGNFASLVFAIALLFSGISSSITAAISSGIVVAGYSNEPFDTKDNHSRLGIISSLFFATLIIFFLKDTFKGLIISQAILSIQLPFTILAQITLTSSKKVMGKYHNKGIEKLLLILTFIIVLVLNILLLINLKG
- a CDS encoding 4Fe-4S ferredoxin, whose product is MSKHWYPIIDYEKCISCLSCVEFCPHGVYEVKDGKPFVAHPEECVDFCKGCLKGACPVGAISYFGDKKMELAADGGEK
- a CDS encoding ferredoxin; translated protein: MEGLGPVGYCICPKCGYKKEHVPGVPCREERCPKCGSVLVREGSEHHKLIEERRRKNEG
- a CDS encoding glutamine synthetase, with translation MAGSFPKTKEEILKYIKENDVYFVEIWFTDILGYLKSFTITAHELEKAFEEGLGFDGSSVRGFTRIDESDMIAFPEPETFTILPWRPKDKKVARMFATIVEPSGRPFEGDPRYVLKRVLERAKNMGFTFYVGPELEFFYFKTSNPSPEVLDWGGYFDLIPRDEAIDLRHQTVLMLEEMGIEVEFTHHEVAPSQHEIDFRYAEALKMADTVMTARLAIKEVAYLNGVYATFMPKPLFGQNGSGMHVHMSLFKEGRNAFFDPNDKYHLSDTAKHFIAGLLKHAKEITLITNQWVNSYKRLVPGYEAPVYISWALRNRSDLIRVPMYKPGKEEATRVEYRAPDPACNPYLTFAVMLSAGLEGIEKKYPLPEPVEENVYHMSEEERRRRGIESLPGSLIEAIELTEKSELVRKTLGDHVFTNFIENKKIEWDNYRRQVTGYELETYLPVL
- a CDS encoding heterodisulfide reductase subunit A-like protein — translated: MKGLLLCVCQGTCPSFQGMNIFEILNTIRREGLVDFVALHPQLCADDGENFLSILAKDGEKIEKLYVAGCDPKMQVKMFRDAFEKAGFDKTKHYGVDIRNMNTEQALSVIRELIKNS